In a genomic window of Urocitellus parryii isolate mUroPar1 chromosome 11, mUroPar1.hap1, whole genome shotgun sequence:
- the S100a3 gene encoding protein S100-A3 produces MTRPLEQAIAAVVCTFQEYAGRCGDKYKLCQSELKELLQKELPSWTPTEFRECDYNKFMSVLDTNKDCEVDFAEYVRSLACLCLYCHEYFKDCRPEPPCAE; encoded by the exons ATGACCCGGCCCCTGGAGCAGGCAATAGCTGCCGTCGTGTGCACCTTCCAGGAATATGCAGGACGCTGCGGGGACAAGTACAAGCTCTGTCAGTCGGAGCTCAAGGAGCTGCTGCAGAAGGAGCTGCCCTCCTGGACCCCG ACTGAGTTTCGGGAGTGCGACTACAATAAATTCATGAGTGTCCTGGACACCAACAAGGACTGCGAGGTGGACTTTGCGGAGTACGTGCGCTCGCTGGCCTGCCTCTGTCTCTACTGCCACGAGTACTTCAAGGACTGCCGCCCAGAGCCCCCCTGTGCTGAGTAG
- the S100a4 gene encoding protein S100-A4, whose protein sequence is MACPLEKALDVMVSTFHKYSGKEGDKFKLNKAELKELLTRELPSFLGKRTDDAAFQKLMSNLDSNRDNEVDFQEYCVFLSCIAMMCNEFFEGFPDKQPRKK, encoded by the exons ATGGCTTGCCCCCTGGAGAAGGCCCTGGATGTGATGGTGTCCACCTTCCACAAGTACTCTGGCAAAGAGGGCGACAAGTTCAAGCTCAACAAGGCAGAGCTAAAGGAACTCCTGACCCGGGAGCTGCCCAGCTTCCTGGGG AAAAGAACAGACGATGCTGCATTCCAGAAGCTGATGAGCAACTTGGACAGCAACAGGGACAACGAGGTGGACTTCCAGGAGTACTGCGTCTTCCTGTCCTGCATCGCCATGATGTGCAACGAATTCTTTGAAGGCTTCCCGGATAAGCAGCCCCGGAAGAAGTAA
- the S100a5 gene encoding protein S100-A5 isoform X1 translates to METPLEKALTTMVTTFHKYSGREGSKLTLSRKELKELIKKELSLGEKMKESSIDDLMKSLDKNSDQEIDFKEYSVFLTTLCMAYNDFFLEDNQ, encoded by the exons ATGGAGACTCCACTTGAGAAGGCCCTGACCACTATGGTCACCACATTCCACAAATACTCGGGGAGAGAGGGTAGCAAGCTGACCCTGAGTAGGAAGGAACTAAAGGAGTTGATCAAGAAGGAGCTGAGTCTTGGGGAG AAGATGAAGGAGAGCAGCATTGACGACCTGATGAAGAGCCTGGATAAAAACAGCGACCAGGAGATTGACTTCAAGGAGTACTCGGTGTTCCTGACCACGCTGTGCATGGCCTACAATGACTTCTTCCTGGAGGACAACCAATGA
- the S100a5 gene encoding protein S100-A5 isoform X2, with protein METPLEKALTTMVTTFHKYSGREGSKLTLSRKELKELIKKELSLGEMKESSIDDLMKSLDKNSDQEIDFKEYSVFLTTLCMAYNDFFLEDNQ; from the exons ATGGAGACTCCACTTGAGAAGGCCCTGACCACTATGGTCACCACATTCCACAAATACTCGGGGAGAGAGGGTAGCAAGCTGACCCTGAGTAGGAAGGAACTAAAGGAGTTGATCAAGAAGGAGCTGAGTCTTGGGGAG ATGAAGGAGAGCAGCATTGACGACCTGATGAAGAGCCTGGATAAAAACAGCGACCAGGAGATTGACTTCAAGGAGTACTCGGTGTTCCTGACCACGCTGTGCATGGCCTACAATGACTTCTTCCTGGAGGACAACCAATGA
- the S100a6 gene encoding protein S100-A6, with protein sequence MACPLDQAIGLLVAIFHKYSGREGDKSTLSKKELKELIQKELSIGAKLQDAEISRLMEDLDRNKDQEVNFQEYVTFLGALALIYNDALKDYK encoded by the exons ATGGCGTGCCCCCTGGATCAGGCCATTGGTCTGCTCGTGGCCATCTTCCACAAGTACTCGGGCAGGGAGGGTGACAAGAGCACCCTGAGCAAGAAGGAGCTCAAGGAACTGATCCAGAAGGAGCTCTCCATCGGTGCG AAGCTGCAGGATGCTGAAATTTCCAGGCTGATGGAAGACCTGGACCGGAACAAGGACCAGGAGGTGAACTTCCAGGAGTATGTCACCTTCCTAGGGGCCTTGGCTTTGATCTACAATGATGCCCTCAAGGACTACAAATAA